From Melitaea cinxia chromosome 3, ilMelCinx1.1, whole genome shotgun sequence, one genomic window encodes:
- the LOC123669590 gene encoding mRNA cap guanine-N7 methyltransferase encodes MNDVSENCEHSNEESQLKDRPNTTLKRPSSSHEDKPAKIHSHSNIVAAHYNHLEEKGLKERFNSPIFYLRNFNNWVKSVLIQEYTDKIREKDYGRPLRVLDICCGKGGDISKWQKARVDHAIFADIAEVSIDQCKTRYEDLRLRSGRLFSAEFIATDCTNNTLRDKYKDPSIKFDLVSCQFGLHYSFESLGQARRMLSNISECLKPDGYFFGTIPDAYEIISRSKKSHSVSFGNRIFNIKLLFDPDDGYPLFGGKYDFHLEGVVDCPEFLVNFELFLKLAKEYGLELVYKARFDDFFKDFSDKYRDLLQRIKCFEFYPALPNRELIGDEKDYEHAKTYFENMTNKNEKLVTMSQSEWEVATIYLAFVFKKCKSTMDLNGKPVYIHTTKTSSPTQK; translated from the exons atgaatgatGTGTCAGAAAACTGTGAACACAGTAACGAAGAGTCTCAATTAAAGGATAGACCAAACACAACCCTGAAACGGCCTTCAAGTAGCCATGAAGATAAACCAGCAAAGATACATTCGCATTCCAATATAGTTGCGGCTCATTACAATCATCTGGAAGAAAAAGGATTAAAAGAAAGATTCAATTCGCCAATTTTTtacttaagaaattttaataattgggTGAAAAGCGTTCTGATACAAGAATATACGGATAAAATACGTGAAAAAGATTATGGAAGACCGTTAAGAGTGTTGGACATATGCTGTGGTAAAGGTGGTGATATAAGTAAGTGGCAAAAAGCACGCGTTGATCATGCTATTTTCGCTGATATTGCGGAGGTCTCAATCGATCAATGTAAGACCAGATATGAAGACTTACGTCTTCGTTCAGGACGATTGTTTTCTGCAGAGTTCATAGCTACTGACTGCACGAATAATACTCTGAGAGATAAGTACAAAGACCCATCTATAAAATTTGATCTTGTGAGTTGTCAGTTTGGCTTACATTATAGCTTCGAGAGCTTAGGGCAAGCACGTCGTATGCTCTCTAATATATCAGAGTGTCTTAAACCAGATGGGTACTTTTTCGGAACAATACCTGATGCATATGAAATAATAAGTAGATCAAAAAAATCCCATAGTGTTTCTTTTGGgaatagaatatttaatataaaattactatttgacCCTGATGATGGATATCCACTATTTGGTGGAAAATATGATTTTCACCTTGAGGGTGTTGTAGACTGTCCAGAGTTCCTAGtaaattttgagttatttttaaaattagcaaAAGAATATGGCTTAGAATTAGTATACAAGGCGAGATTTGATGATTTCTTCAAAGATTTCTCTGATAAATATAGAGATTTGTTACAAAGGATTAAATGTTTCGAGTTCTACCCAGCCCTGCCTAATAGAGAACTAATAGGTGATGAAAAAGACTATGAACACGCAAAAACCTATTTTGAAAATATgacaaacaaaaatgaaaagcTTGTTACAATGAGCCAATCAGAATGGGAAGTTGCAA ctatTTATTTAGCATTTGTGTTCAAGAAATGCAAGTCGACTATGGATTTGAATGGAAAACCCgtctacatacatacaacaaaaACGTCATCTCCtacacaaaaataa
- the LOC123669589 gene encoding DNA topoisomerase 1 isoform X2 codes for MIVLVGVNFFKISSILKVTSENYRALRQLRSFRRKWEESKKEDGTKWHFLEHKGPLFAPPYEPLPENVKFRYDGKVIKLSEDAEEVAGFYARMLEHEYTTKSTFNNNFFGDWRKVMTHEEAKLIKDLSKCDFKEMHAYFQSQSEKNKNRTKEEKAALKAKNEEIQKEYGFCIIDGHKEKIGNFRIEPPGLFRGRGEHPKMGMLKKRVMPEDVLINCSKDSKIPKPPPGHKWKEVRHDNTVTWLASWTENVQGQAKYVMLNPSSKLKGEKDWQKYETARCLHKSIDKIRETYRADWKAKEMRVRQRAVALYFIDRLALRAGNEKDDDQADTVGCCSLRVEHIELHKEKDGKEYVVVFDFLGKDSIRYYNEVPVEKRVFKNLEIFMDNKKGSDDLFDRLNTQTLNEHLKDLMPGLTAKVFRTYNASITLQRQLEELTDPDASIPEKILAYNRANRAVAILCNHQRAVPKGHSKSMEALKEKIKAKRDQVDEAEEDYRDAAKAAKRGSVKEKLACDKKKKALERLKEQLKKLELQETDRDENKTIALGTSKLNYLDPRISVSWCKKHGVPIEKIYNKTQRDKFRWAIDMAGPDYVF; via the exons atgattgtCTTGGTAGGggtaaatttctttaaaataagcTCAATTCTAAAAGTCACTAGTGAAAATTATCGAGCTCTAAGGCAATTAAGATCCTTTCGCAGAAA gtggGAAGAATCTAAAAAAGAAGATGGTACTAAGTGGCACTTTCTCGAACACAAAGGACCCCTGTTTGCACCCCCATATGAACCACTACCTGAAAATGTCAAATTCCGTTATGATGGAAAAGTAATAAAGCTTTCTGAAGATGCTGAAGAAGTAGCTGGATTTTATGCACGTATGTTGGAACACGAGTACACCACAAAGTCAACATTtaataacaactttttcggagATTGGCGAAAAGTAATGACACACGAAGAAGCAAAACTTATAAAAGATCTCTCAAAATGTGACTTTAAAGAAATGCATGCATATTTCCAAAGTCAATCagagaagaataaaaatagaacaaaagaagaaaaagcTGCACTGAAAGCAAAAAATGAGGAAATACAAAAAGAGTATGGTTTCTGCATAATAGATGGACATAAAGAGAAAATCGGTAATTTCAGGATAGAACCTCCTGGCCTATTCAGAGGAAGAGGAGAACATCCCAAAATGGGAATGTTAAAGAAACGTGTGATGCCTGAAGATGTTCTTATTAATTGTTCTAAAGACAGCAAAATACCTAAACCACCGCCTGGACACAAATGGAAGGAAGTAAGACACGATAATACTGTCACTTGGTTGGCATCTTGGACTGAAAATGTTCAGGGCCAGGCTAAATATGTCATGTTAAATCCTAGTTCTAAATTAAAAGGTGAAAAGGATTGGCAAAAATATGAGACAGCTCGATGCCTTCATAAAAGTATTGATAAAATACGTGAAACATATCGGGCCGATTGGAAGGCAAAAGAAATGAGAGTCCGCCAACGAGCTGTGGctctttattttattgataggTTGGCACTGAGAGCAGGCAACGAAAAAGATGATGATCAAGCTGACACAGTTGGTTGTTGTTCTCTGCGTGTGGAACACATCGAGCTACACAAAGAAAAAGATGGAAAAGAATATgtagttgtttttgattttctaGGTAAAGATTCCATTAGGTATTACAATGAAGTACCAGTAGAAAAAAGGGTATTTAAGAATCTCGAAATATTTATGGACAACAAAAAAGGCAGTGATGATCTGTTTGACAGATTAAACACACAAACATTGAATGAACATTTAAAAGATTTGATGCCAGGGTTAACTGCAAAGGTCTTCCGTACTTATAATGCGTCTATAACATTGCAAAGACAGTTAGAGGAGTTAACAGATCCTGATGCTTCAATACCAGAGAAAATATTAGCATATAATAGAGCAAATAGGGCAGTCGCTATTCTCTGTAACCATCAACGTGCAGTACCAAAAG GTCATTCAAAATCAATGGAAGCATTGAAAGAGAAAATTAAAGCCAAAAGGGACCAAGTAGATGAAGCAGAAGAAGATTATCGTGATGCAGCCAAAGCTGCTAAAAGAGGCtcagtaaaagaaaaattagcTTGTGATAAAAAGAAGAAAGCTCTGGAACGTTTGAAGGAACAGTTGAAAAAATTAGAACTTCAGGAAACTGACCGTGATGAAAACAAAACCATTGCTCTTGGCACCTCCAAGCTGAATTATCTTGATCCTCGAATTTCAGTATCATG
- the LOC123669589 gene encoding DNA topoisomerase I, mitochondrial isoform X1 produces the protein MSVENPASDNDCDSGKVNGNKNEHVNGIHNGYNSSEKHKSSHKSSSKDKHRDKDRDRDHKSSSKHSSSSNRDKDRDRHSSSKNHSSSHKSSNKDKERDKEHKDRDKQKDKERSDRDKDRSDKDKDRHRDKDRHRDKDKSDKDKNKLSDGEKKSSSSKENSSSSKDKEHKSKDRDKDRDEKDRHRSEKDRHRDKDKQSIPKAKHSSSKSSSKDKSHSERHEKVKIDPDSDDYSTKQEPSLEVEVDIKPEIKEEDEEYRGANNTTISSCDYSISKLKEEPLSELPPDDDSASEGEEDIPLLERMASKKRAASESEEEIPLLQRKKSKKKIKKETYDNEDDDESHKKKKKVEKRKANQSVKSETENASPTKRKKKDEEEQEVWKWWEESKKEDGTKWHFLEHKGPLFAPPYEPLPENVKFRYDGKVIKLSEDAEEVAGFYARMLEHEYTTKSTFNNNFFGDWRKVMTHEEAKLIKDLSKCDFKEMHAYFQSQSEKNKNRTKEEKAALKAKNEEIQKEYGFCIIDGHKEKIGNFRIEPPGLFRGRGEHPKMGMLKKRVMPEDVLINCSKDSKIPKPPPGHKWKEVRHDNTVTWLASWTENVQGQAKYVMLNPSSKLKGEKDWQKYETARCLHKSIDKIRETYRADWKAKEMRVRQRAVALYFIDRLALRAGNEKDDDQADTVGCCSLRVEHIELHKEKDGKEYVVVFDFLGKDSIRYYNEVPVEKRVFKNLEIFMDNKKGSDDLFDRLNTQTLNEHLKDLMPGLTAKVFRTYNASITLQRQLEELTDPDASIPEKILAYNRANRAVAILCNHQRAVPKGHSKSMEALKEKIKAKRDQVDEAEEDYRDAAKAAKRGSVKEKLACDKKKKALERLKEQLKKLELQETDRDENKTIALGTSKLNYLDPRISVSWCKKHGVPIEKIYNKTQRDKFRWAIDMAGPDYVF, from the exons ATGAGCGTTGAAAATCCAGCCAGTGATAATGATTGTGATTCT GGAAAggtaaatggaaataaaaatgagCACGTGAACGGCATCCACAATGGATACAACAGTTCCGAGAAGCATAAGAGCAGTCACAAGTCGTCAAGTAAAGATAAGCATCGTGACAAAGATCGAGACCGGGACCACAAGAGCTCGTCCAAACATAGCAGCAGCTCGAACAG GGACAAAGATAGAGACAGACACTCTAGTAGCAAAAATCACAGCAGCTCTCACAAGTCATCTAATAAAGATAAAGAGCGTGATAAAGAACACAAAGATCGGGATAAACAGAAAGACAAAGAGAGATCAGACAGGGACAAGGATCGCAGTGACAAGGATAAGGACAGGCACCGGGATAAGGATAGACATCGTGACAAAGACAAGAGCGATaaagataaaaacaaattaagtgATGGTGAAAAGAAGTCATCCTCTTCAAAAGAAAATTCATCATCGTCAAAAGATAAGGAGCACAAGTCTAAGGATAGAGATAAGGACAGGGATGAAAAGGATCGCCACAGAAGTGAAAAAGACCGTCATCGTGACAAAGATAAGCAATCCATTCCTAAAGCCAAACACAg CTCAAGCAAAAGCTCCAGTAAGGATAAAAGCCACAGTGAGAGACATGAAAAAGTTAAGATTGATCCTGACTCTGATGATTATTCTACAAAACAAGAGCCTAGTTTGGAG GTAGAAGTGGACATAAAGccagaaataaaagaagaagatgAAGAGTATAGAGGTGCTAATAACACCACTATTTCATCTTGCGACTACTCGATCTCAAAGTTAAAGGAAGAACCCCTTTCTGAACTGCCTCCTGACGATGATAGTGCTTCAGAAGGAGAAGAAGACATCCCTCTG TTAGAGCGCATGGCGTCAAAGAAACGAGCTGCTAGTGAAAGTGAAGAAGAAATCCCATTGCTTCAACGCAAAAAGTcaaaaaagaagattaagaaAG AAACTTACGATAATGAAGATGATGACGAATcccataaaaaaaagaaaaaagtagaAAAACGAAAAGCCAACCAGAGTGTTAAGAGCGAAACAGAGAATGCCAGTCCTACGAAACGAAAGAAGAAAGATGAAGAAGAGCAGGAAGTTTGGAAGTG gtggGAAGAATCTAAAAAAGAAGATGGTACTAAGTGGCACTTTCTCGAACACAAAGGACCCCTGTTTGCACCCCCATATGAACCACTACCTGAAAATGTCAAATTCCGTTATGATGGAAAAGTAATAAAGCTTTCTGAAGATGCTGAAGAAGTAGCTGGATTTTATGCACGTATGTTGGAACACGAGTACACCACAAAGTCAACATTtaataacaactttttcggagATTGGCGAAAAGTAATGACACACGAAGAAGCAAAACTTATAAAAGATCTCTCAAAATGTGACTTTAAAGAAATGCATGCATATTTCCAAAGTCAATCagagaagaataaaaatagaacaaaagaagaaaaagcTGCACTGAAAGCAAAAAATGAGGAAATACAAAAAGAGTATGGTTTCTGCATAATAGATGGACATAAAGAGAAAATCGGTAATTTCAGGATAGAACCTCCTGGCCTATTCAGAGGAAGAGGAGAACATCCCAAAATGGGAATGTTAAAGAAACGTGTGATGCCTGAAGATGTTCTTATTAATTGTTCTAAAGACAGCAAAATACCTAAACCACCGCCTGGACACAAATGGAAGGAAGTAAGACACGATAATACTGTCACTTGGTTGGCATCTTGGACTGAAAATGTTCAGGGCCAGGCTAAATATGTCATGTTAAATCCTAGTTCTAAATTAAAAGGTGAAAAGGATTGGCAAAAATATGAGACAGCTCGATGCCTTCATAAAAGTATTGATAAAATACGTGAAACATATCGGGCCGATTGGAAGGCAAAAGAAATGAGAGTCCGCCAACGAGCTGTGGctctttattttattgataggTTGGCACTGAGAGCAGGCAACGAAAAAGATGATGATCAAGCTGACACAGTTGGTTGTTGTTCTCTGCGTGTGGAACACATCGAGCTACACAAAGAAAAAGATGGAAAAGAATATgtagttgtttttgattttctaGGTAAAGATTCCATTAGGTATTACAATGAAGTACCAGTAGAAAAAAGGGTATTTAAGAATCTCGAAATATTTATGGACAACAAAAAAGGCAGTGATGATCTGTTTGACAGATTAAACACACAAACATTGAATGAACATTTAAAAGATTTGATGCCAGGGTTAACTGCAAAGGTCTTCCGTACTTATAATGCGTCTATAACATTGCAAAGACAGTTAGAGGAGTTAACAGATCCTGATGCTTCAATACCAGAGAAAATATTAGCATATAATAGAGCAAATAGGGCAGTCGCTATTCTCTGTAACCATCAACGTGCAGTACCAAAAG GTCATTCAAAATCAATGGAAGCATTGAAAGAGAAAATTAAAGCCAAAAGGGACCAAGTAGATGAAGCAGAAGAAGATTATCGTGATGCAGCCAAAGCTGCTAAAAGAGGCtcagtaaaagaaaaattagcTTGTGATAAAAAGAAGAAAGCTCTGGAACGTTTGAAGGAACAGTTGAAAAAATTAGAACTTCAGGAAACTGACCGTGATGAAAACAAAACCATTGCTCTTGGCACCTCCAAGCTGAATTATCTTGATCCTCGAATTTCAGTATCATG